One Nocardioides oleivorans DNA segment encodes these proteins:
- the lepB gene encoding signal peptidase I, with the protein MTSDDRGSSSLSMDEEPRSSHVGDDVKGRKAGKPKRKQLPLWQETILLLGVALVLAIVIKTFFVQAFYIPSESMEPGLILNDRILIQKVSYWGGGEPERGDVVVFKDPGGWLPPEDSAGPTNPVAQVMAKIGLYPTGGHLVKRVIGVAGDTIECCDDQGRLMVNGKAIDETAFVRRGTGKCDGPMPTDGRCDEDWETGPIPEGHIFVMGDNRSRSADSSQKMCRPDETECVPGDEFVPVDLVVGKVFVLLWPADRFRWNTRPDVFEDVPDPS; encoded by the coding sequence GTGACTTCCGATGACCGCGGTTCCTCGTCCCTCTCGATGGACGAGGAACCGCGGTCTTCGCATGTCGGCGACGACGTGAAGGGCCGCAAGGCGGGCAAGCCGAAGCGCAAGCAGCTCCCCCTGTGGCAGGAGACGATCCTGCTGCTCGGCGTGGCGCTGGTGCTGGCGATCGTGATCAAGACGTTCTTCGTCCAGGCCTTCTACATCCCGTCGGAGTCGATGGAGCCGGGCCTGATCCTCAACGACCGCATCCTGATCCAGAAGGTCTCCTACTGGGGCGGCGGCGAGCCCGAGCGCGGCGACGTCGTGGTGTTCAAGGACCCGGGCGGCTGGCTGCCGCCGGAGGACTCCGCCGGTCCGACCAACCCCGTCGCGCAGGTGATGGCCAAGATCGGGCTGTACCCGACCGGCGGCCACCTCGTGAAGCGCGTCATCGGCGTCGCCGGCGACACCATCGAGTGCTGCGACGACCAGGGTCGGCTGATGGTCAACGGCAAGGCGATCGACGAGACCGCCTTCGTGCGCCGCGGCACCGGCAAGTGCGACGGGCCGATGCCCACCGACGGCCGGTGCGACGAGGACTGGGAGACCGGTCCCATCCCCGAGGGCCACATCTTCGTCATGGGCGACAACCGCTCCCGCTCGGCCGACTCCTCGCAGAAGATGTGCCGCCCCGACGAGACCGAGTGCGTGCCGGGCGACGAGTTCGTGCCCGTCGACCTGGTCGTCGGCAAGGTCTTCGTGCTGCTGTGGCCCGCCGACCGGTTCCGCTGGAACACCCGCCCGGACGTGTTCGAGGACGTCCCGGACCCGTCGTGA
- the dprA gene encoding DNA-processing protein DprA gives MSAAHLRSVPPLETASPVPDAARLARVALSCAVEPGDGTTSALVLELGAERALERSLAAAPGEAGEMLAQRLAEVDPVRQLDQAARCGIRFLVPGDPEWPSSLDQLDDAVTDDGFGGTPPGLWVRGPMPLSELATSVAVVGSRAASVYGVEMTRAVCEHLALAGVPVVSGGALGIDFEAHDATLSADGVTAAVLACGVDRVYPAQNRLLLQHLAAEFAVISEQPPGSAPTRPRFLARNRLIAAMTAGTVVVEAALRSGALNTAGWAERLNRRVMCVPGPVTSYTSKGVNNFLREGRGTVVTHGAEVLELVGAAGEHLLDPPRGEVRPRDELTPTERQVVEWVPVSEPAPVDSISRLCGLPLRTTQGALRRLRSKQLVQLTDEGWRLLPDA, from the coding sequence ATGAGCGCCGCCCACCTGCGGTCGGTGCCTCCGCTCGAGACGGCGAGCCCGGTGCCGGACGCCGCCCGCCTGGCCCGGGTCGCCCTGAGCTGCGCCGTGGAGCCCGGCGACGGCACGACGTCGGCGCTCGTCCTCGAGCTGGGTGCCGAGCGCGCCCTGGAGAGGTCGCTGGCCGCAGCCCCGGGAGAGGCGGGGGAGATGCTGGCGCAGCGGCTGGCCGAGGTCGACCCCGTCCGCCAGCTCGACCAGGCCGCCCGGTGCGGCATCCGCTTCCTCGTCCCGGGCGACCCCGAGTGGCCGAGCTCGCTCGACCAGCTCGACGACGCCGTCACCGACGACGGGTTCGGTGGCACGCCTCCCGGCCTGTGGGTGAGGGGACCGATGCCGCTCAGCGAGCTCGCCACGTCGGTCGCGGTGGTCGGGTCACGCGCAGCGTCGGTCTACGGAGTCGAGATGACGCGTGCGGTCTGCGAGCACCTCGCGCTCGCCGGTGTGCCGGTGGTGTCCGGCGGTGCGCTCGGGATCGACTTCGAGGCGCACGACGCGACGCTGTCGGCCGACGGCGTCACGGCGGCCGTGCTGGCCTGCGGCGTCGACAGGGTCTACCCAGCGCAGAACCGGCTCCTCCTCCAGCACCTCGCCGCCGAGTTCGCCGTCATCTCCGAGCAGCCGCCCGGATCCGCACCGACGCGGCCACGCTTCCTCGCCCGCAACCGGCTGATCGCAGCGATGACTGCCGGAACGGTGGTGGTCGAGGCCGCCCTGCGCAGCGGGGCCCTCAACACGGCCGGCTGGGCCGAGCGGCTCAACCGCCGCGTGATGTGCGTGCCCGGCCCGGTCACGAGCTACACCTCGAAGGGCGTCAACAACTTCCTCCGGGAGGGTCGCGGCACCGTGGTCACCCACGGCGCCGAGGTCCTCGAGCTGGTCGGGGCAGCGGGGGAGCACCTCCTCGACCCGCCGCGGGGAGAGGTGCGCCCGCGCGACGAGCTCACCCCGACCGAGCGGCAGGTCGTCGAGTGGGTGCCGGTGAGCGAGCCGGCACCGGTCGACTCGATCTCGCGGTTGTGCGGGCTCCCGCTGCGCACCACCCAGGGCGCGCTGCGCCGGCTGAGGTCGAAGCAGCTCGTCCAGCTGACCGACGAGGGGTGGCGGCTCCTGCCCGACGCGTGA
- a CDS encoding M23 family metallopeptidase, translated as MRALVGAVLSCLVLSCAVLGPSPVPAVPAAAAVEEPTGVWPLVPEPDVVRGFEPPPSPYASGHRGVDLAGVPGQAVRSALPGTVAFAGSIGGKPVVTVAHDGRRTTYEPVVASVEVGQEVGAGTVVGRLVVADSHCFPAACLHWGLIVGSGAEDEYADPLALVGGGPVRLLPLWRDDPVGVRLPLLEDWTPPLSRWSRQLDFLA; from the coding sequence GTGCGAGCACTCGTCGGAGCCGTCCTGTCCTGCCTCGTCCTGTCCTGCGCGGTCCTGGGCCCGTCCCCCGTCCCTGCAGTTCCCGCCGCGGCCGCGGTCGAGGAGCCGACGGGCGTGTGGCCGCTCGTCCCGGAGCCCGACGTCGTCCGGGGGTTCGAGCCCCCGCCGAGCCCGTACGCGTCCGGCCACCGGGGCGTGGACCTCGCGGGGGTGCCCGGGCAGGCGGTCCGCTCCGCCCTCCCGGGGACGGTCGCCTTCGCCGGGTCGATCGGCGGCAAGCCCGTGGTCACCGTCGCCCACGACGGCCGGCGGACGACCTACGAGCCCGTCGTGGCGTCCGTTGAGGTGGGCCAGGAGGTGGGCGCGGGGACAGTGGTCGGGCGGCTGGTCGTCGCCGACAGCCACTGCTTCCCCGCGGCCTGCCTGCACTGGGGCCTGATCGTGGGGAGCGGCGCCGAGGACGAGTACGCCGACCCGCTCGCGCTGGTCGGCGGTGGCCCGGTCCGGCTGCTGCCACTGTGGCGCGACGACCCGGTGGGCGTCCGGCTGCCGTTGCTCGAGGACTGGACTCCCCCGCTCTCGCGCTGGTCCCGGCAGCTGGACTTCCTCGCCTGA
- a CDS encoding ribonuclease HII has product MTVRRDAGIYGYERALRRAGLEPIAGVDEAGRGACAGPLVAGAVVLPPGRAGIVPGLADSKLLTEAARERVYAQVVRRALAWSVVVIDNEECDRLGMHVANLEALRRAVARLGTRPSYVLTDGFPVDGLGVPGLAVWKGDRVAACIAAASVIAKVTRDRLMVAMHDDWPAYDFRTHKGYITDVHESALAEHGPSPVHRMRFVNVRRAAGLEPVPEVDPATSVGADAAGTGLDGTQEDA; this is encoded by the coding sequence GTGACCGTGCGCCGCGACGCCGGGATCTACGGCTACGAGCGCGCCCTGCGCCGGGCCGGCCTCGAGCCGATCGCCGGTGTGGACGAGGCGGGCCGTGGCGCGTGCGCAGGTCCGCTCGTGGCGGGCGCGGTCGTCCTGCCGCCGGGCAGGGCCGGCATCGTGCCGGGCCTCGCCGACAGCAAGCTCCTCACCGAGGCGGCGCGCGAGCGCGTCTACGCCCAGGTCGTGCGCCGCGCGCTGGCGTGGTCGGTCGTCGTCATCGACAACGAGGAGTGCGACCGGCTCGGGATGCACGTCGCCAACCTCGAGGCGCTGCGGCGTGCCGTGGCCCGGCTCGGGACGCGACCGTCGTACGTCCTCACCGACGGGTTCCCCGTCGACGGCCTGGGCGTGCCGGGGCTGGCGGTGTGGAAGGGCGACCGGGTCGCGGCGTGCATCGCGGCAGCGTCGGTGATCGCCAAGGTGACCCGCGACCGGCTGATGGTCGCGATGCACGACGACTGGCCGGCCTACGACTTCAGGACCCACAAGGGCTACATCACCGACGTGCACGAGTCGGCGCTGGCCGAGCACGGTCCCTCGCCGGTGCACCGGATGAGGTTCGTCAACGTCCGGCGCGCCGCGGGCCTCGAGCCCGTGCCCGAGGTGGACCCGGCCACTAGTGTCGGCGCAGACGCAGCCGGCACTGGGCTCGACGGCACGCAGGAGGACGCATGA
- a CDS encoding YraN family protein, whose amino-acid sequence MARPLAPSSPPDPTAEHKRRLGRRGEVLAARHLTALGMVVLDRNWRCDVGEIDLVLRDGPVLVICEVKTRSSTTYGAPLEGVDRRKADRLRRLGARWLRAHDCHPEDIRVDLVGVLAPRGGPVEIEHASGIS is encoded by the coding sequence ATGGCCCGACCCCTCGCACCATCCTCCCCACCCGATCCCACCGCGGAGCACAAGCGCCGGCTCGGGCGCCGGGGCGAGGTGCTCGCCGCCCGCCACCTGACCGCCCTCGGCATGGTGGTGCTCGACCGCAACTGGCGCTGCGACGTCGGCGAGATCGACCTGGTGCTCCGCGACGGCCCGGTGCTGGTGATCTGCGAGGTCAAGACCCGGTCTTCGACCACCTACGGCGCACCCCTCGAGGGCGTCGACCGGCGCAAGGCCGACCGGCTCCGACGGCTCGGAGCGCGGTGGCTGCGAGCCCACGACTGCCATCCCGAGGACATCCGGGTCGACCTCGTGGGCGTGCTCGCCCCACGCGGCGGACCGGTCGAGATCGAGCACGCGTCGGGGATCTCCTGA
- a CDS encoding tyrosine recombinase XerC, producing MVRLLGDYERHLVSERDLAPHTVRAYLGDVSSLLDHCGRLGVDEVADLDLRALRSWLAKMQTTGRSRTTIARRATAARVFTAWLHRTGRIPTDPGAALGSPKKHKTLPPVLRADEAEALIRSAADLADDGTPVGLRDVAMLELLYATGIRVGELVGLDIDDIDDGRRVVRVLGKGRKERSVPYGTPAGRALDRWLDSGRPALRVEGSGPAIFLGVRGRRIDQRAVRDLVHRRIADVPGAPDIGPHGLRHTAATHLLEGGADLRSVQELLGHASLATTQLYTHVTTDRLRKAYQQAHPRA from the coding sequence ATGGTCCGGCTGCTGGGCGACTACGAGCGGCACCTGGTCTCCGAGCGCGACCTCGCGCCCCACACGGTGCGCGCCTACCTCGGCGACGTCTCGAGCCTCCTCGACCACTGCGGACGGCTCGGCGTCGACGAGGTCGCCGACCTCGACCTGCGCGCGCTGCGCAGCTGGCTGGCCAAGATGCAGACGACCGGCCGCAGTCGTACGACGATCGCGCGCCGCGCGACGGCCGCCCGGGTCTTCACCGCCTGGCTGCACCGCACCGGACGCATCCCCACCGACCCGGGTGCCGCCCTGGGGTCGCCGAAGAAGCACAAGACGCTCCCGCCCGTGCTGCGGGCCGACGAGGCCGAGGCGCTGATCCGTTCGGCGGCCGACCTGGCCGACGACGGCACGCCCGTCGGCCTGCGCGACGTCGCGATGCTCGAGCTGCTCTACGCCACCGGGATCCGGGTCGGCGAGCTCGTCGGGCTCGACATCGACGACATCGACGACGGGCGTCGCGTGGTCCGGGTCCTCGGCAAGGGTCGCAAGGAACGCTCCGTGCCCTACGGCACCCCGGCCGGACGCGCGCTCGACCGCTGGCTCGACTCCGGTCGCCCGGCGCTTCGGGTCGAGGGCTCGGGCCCGGCGATCTTCCTCGGCGTCCGGGGGCGACGCATCGACCAGCGTGCGGTGCGCGACCTGGTGCACCGCCGCATCGCCGACGTGCCCGGCGCACCCGACATCGGCCCGCACGGACTGCGCCACACCGCCGCGACGCACCTGCTCGAGGGCGGCGCCGACCTGCGCTCGGTGCAGGAGCTCCTGGGGCACGCCTCGCTCGCGACGACCCAGCTCTACACCCACGTGACCACCGACCGGCTGCGCAAGGCCTACCAGCAGGCGCACCCGCGCGCCTGA
- a CDS encoding DUF2469 domain-containing protein, whose product MSAEDLEKYETEMELTLYREYRDVVGIFKYVVETDRRFYLCNQVDVKARSESGDVFFEVSMTDAWVWDMYRPARFAKNVKVLTFKDVNVEELAPQEIDPLKD is encoded by the coding sequence ATGAGCGCGGAGGATCTCGAGAAGTACGAGACCGAGATGGAGCTCACCCTCTATCGCGAGTACCGCGACGTCGTCGGCATCTTCAAGTACGTCGTCGAGACCGACCGTCGCTTCTACCTCTGCAACCAGGTCGACGTGAAGGCCCGCTCCGAGAGCGGTGACGTGTTCTTCGAGGTGTCGATGACCGATGCCTGGGTCTGGGACATGTACCGGCCCGCCCGGTTCGCGAAGAACGTGAAGGTGCTGACGTTCAAGGACGTCAACGTCGAGGAGCTCGCTCCGCAGGAGATCGACCCGCTCAAGGACTGA
- the tsf gene encoding translation elongation factor Ts — protein MADFTAADVKKLRDLTQAGMMDCKKALTESEGDFDKAVELLRVKGAAKAAARGAERETAAGLVATSGNALVELKSETDFVAKNEDFIAKAQQIADVANAVKATDTEALKAAELDGKTVGAVVEDLAITIGEKIELGEVAYFEGTTVTYMHKRAADLPPAVGVLVEFEGDEAAARAAAMQIAAMKAQYLTRDEVPAEVVESERSIAEQKTREEGKPEQAIAKIVEGRLGGFYKEIVLLEQESVTESKKSVKAVLDAAGTTVTRFARFEVGA, from the coding sequence ATGGCCGACTTCACCGCCGCCGACGTCAAGAAGCTCCGCGACCTGACCCAGGCCGGGATGATGGACTGCAAGAAGGCGCTCACCGAGTCCGAGGGCGACTTCGACAAGGCTGTCGAGCTGCTCCGCGTCAAGGGTGCCGCCAAGGCCGCCGCGCGCGGCGCCGAGCGTGAGACCGCCGCCGGTCTCGTCGCCACCTCGGGCAACGCACTGGTCGAGCTCAAGAGCGAGACCGACTTCGTCGCCAAGAACGAGGACTTCATCGCGAAGGCGCAGCAGATCGCTGACGTCGCCAACGCCGTGAAGGCCACCGACACCGAGGCCCTCAAGGCCGCCGAGCTCGACGGCAAGACCGTCGGCGCGGTCGTCGAGGACCTCGCCATCACCATCGGCGAGAAGATCGAGCTGGGCGAGGTCGCCTACTTCGAGGGCACCACCGTCACCTACATGCACAAGCGTGCCGCCGACCTGCCGCCCGCCGTCGGCGTGCTCGTCGAGTTCGAGGGTGACGAGGCCGCCGCCCGCGCCGCCGCGATGCAGATCGCCGCGATGAAGGCCCAGTACCTCACCCGCGACGAGGTCCCCGCCGAGGTCGTCGAGTCCGAGCGCTCGATCGCCGAGCAGAAGACCCGCGAGGAGGGCAAGCCCGAGCAGGCCATCGCGAAGATCGTCGAGGGTCGCCTCGGCGGCTTCTACAAGGAGATCGTCCTGCTCGAGCAGGAGTCGGTCACCGAGTCCAAGAAGTCGGTCAAGGCCGTCCTGGACGCCGCCGGCACCACCGTGACCCGCTTCGCCCGCTTCGAGGTCGGCGCCTGA
- the rplS gene encoding 50S ribosomal protein L19, translated as MSNVIADLGNSLKRDDVPAFRAGDTVKVHVKVIEGSRSRVQVFQGVVIRVHGSGIGRTFTVRKVSFGVGVERTFPVNSPIFEQIEVVTRGDVRRAKLYYLRNLRGKAAKIKERRES; from the coding sequence ATGAGCAACGTCATCGCCGACCTCGGCAACTCCCTCAAGCGCGACGACGTCCCGGCCTTCCGCGCCGGCGACACCGTCAAGGTCCACGTGAAGGTCATCGAGGGCAGCCGCTCGCGTGTCCAGGTCTTCCAGGGCGTCGTGATCCGCGTCCACGGCTCGGGCATCGGCCGCACCTTCACCGTCCGCAAGGTCTCCTTCGGCGTCGGCGTCGAGCGCACCTTCCCGGTGAACTCCCCGATCTTCGAGCAGATCGAGGTCGTCACCCGTGGTGACGTCCGCCGCGCCAAGCTCTACTACCTGCGCAACCTCCGCGGCAAGGCCGCCAAGATCAAGGAGCGCCGCGAGTCCTGA
- a CDS encoding GNAT family N-acetyltransferase — translation MEANPGVEIPALRESLDDVRRGLGEWTVMVAREPSTGRLVGAVRGRVDHGEWDIGRIMVAPDLQGRGLGRALLELVQDLAPDDVETYVLFTGARSLDNQRMYKKAGFRMRPDRTSPPGAVVLTKKRISR, via the coding sequence ATGGAGGCCAACCCGGGGGTGGAGATCCCGGCGCTGCGCGAGTCGCTCGACGACGTGCGCCGCGGGCTGGGGGAGTGGACGGTGATGGTCGCCCGCGAGCCGTCGACGGGGCGCCTCGTGGGGGCGGTGCGCGGCCGCGTGGACCACGGGGAGTGGGACATCGGCCGGATCATGGTCGCGCCCGACCTGCAGGGACGCGGCCTGGGGCGCGCGCTCCTCGAGCTCGTCCAGGACCTCGCGCCCGACGACGTGGAGACCTACGTCCTCTTCACGGGTGCCAGGTCGCTGGACAACCAGCGGATGTACAAGAAGGCCGGCTTCCGGATGCGGCCCGACCGGACGTCGCCGCCGGGCGCGGTCGTGCTCACCAAGAAGCGGATTTCCCGCTGA
- a CDS encoding RNA-binding protein, translating to MLAEALEHLVRGIVDHPDDVTVRDKQMRRGSILEVRVHPDDLGKVIGRNGRTATAFRTVVSALAGRGGARVDFVDTDRRR from the coding sequence GTGCTGGCCGAGGCTCTCGAGCACCTGGTGCGCGGAATCGTCGACCACCCCGACGACGTCACGGTCCGCGACAAGCAGATGCGTCGTGGCTCGATCCTCGAGGTCCGGGTCCACCCCGACGACCTCGGCAAGGTGATCGGCCGCAACGGCCGCACCGCGACCGCCTTCCGCACCGTCGTCTCGGCCCTCGCCGGCCGTGGCGGTGCACGGGTCGACTTCGTCGACACCGACCGCAGGCGGTAG
- a CDS encoding YifB family Mg chelatase-like AAA ATPase, translated as MAFATARSLALKGADGHVIDVQVDVSPGLPGTTIIGRVDKSLSEARERVRMAINNDCGHWPATKRVTVLLAPADLPKTGTHYDLAIAVAVLAADKQQADLEPGHLAGWAFIGELSVSGGLRPVPGVLPMVIAAAAHGIDRVFVPEPQAAEAALVPGMTVFGVRSLAQVSAVLRDVEVPEADPVVAPSASPLATWRGEDRLADLDLADLDGLDDVRYAVEVAAAGGHPTMLIGPRGTGKTSLAERIPSILPDLTTEQALEVTALHSVAGTLPEGSGLLHRPPWFAPHHSASAASVLGGGTGRVRPGQVSLAHHGVLFLDEFPHFRADVIEAMRQPLESGEVTIARGEESATYPARSLVVLAANPCPCGNFHGRSGSGCECTETQRAHYRRKLTGPILDRVDIWMEVRPQGARRSSFRPGPETSADVRARVADARQRQARRYRHCTWLLNASCPGQVLAEHWPLEPEGQHLIDDELSAGRLTRRGLTRVQRLAWTVADCSGVDRPGQREADIALTLRSDDSARSLPASIVRVAS; from the coding sequence ATGGCCTTCGCGACGGCACGCTCCCTGGCGCTCAAGGGTGCCGACGGCCACGTCATCGACGTGCAGGTCGACGTGTCTCCCGGGCTGCCCGGCACCACGATCATCGGGCGTGTCGACAAGAGCCTGTCCGAGGCGCGTGAGCGGGTGCGGATGGCGATCAACAACGACTGCGGGCACTGGCCGGCGACCAAGCGCGTCACCGTCCTCCTCGCGCCGGCCGACCTCCCCAAGACAGGCACCCACTACGACCTGGCGATCGCCGTCGCCGTGCTGGCGGCCGACAAGCAGCAGGCCGACCTCGAGCCCGGCCACCTGGCCGGGTGGGCGTTCATCGGCGAGCTGTCGGTCTCCGGTGGGCTCCGCCCGGTGCCCGGCGTCCTGCCGATGGTCATCGCCGCGGCAGCACACGGCATCGACCGGGTCTTCGTCCCCGAGCCCCAGGCGGCGGAGGCGGCGCTGGTGCCGGGCATGACCGTCTTCGGCGTCCGTTCGCTGGCGCAGGTCTCGGCCGTGCTCCGCGACGTCGAGGTCCCGGAGGCCGACCCGGTGGTCGCGCCGTCGGCCAGCCCGCTCGCCACCTGGCGCGGGGAGGACCGGCTCGCCGACCTCGACCTGGCCGACCTCGACGGGCTGGACGACGTCCGCTACGCCGTCGAGGTCGCCGCGGCGGGAGGGCATCCGACGATGCTCATCGGACCGCGAGGGACGGGCAAGACCTCCCTCGCCGAGCGGATCCCGTCGATCCTGCCCGACCTGACCACCGAGCAGGCCCTCGAGGTGACCGCGCTCCACTCCGTGGCCGGCACCCTGCCCGAGGGCAGCGGGCTCCTGCACCGTCCCCCGTGGTTCGCGCCGCACCACTCGGCGAGTGCTGCGAGCGTGCTCGGCGGGGGCACCGGGCGGGTGCGACCGGGACAGGTGAGCCTGGCGCACCACGGCGTGCTGTTCCTCGACGAGTTCCCGCACTTCCGGGCCGACGTGATCGAGGCGATGCGGCAGCCGCTCGAGTCGGGAGAGGTGACCATCGCCCGCGGCGAGGAGTCCGCGACCTACCCGGCGCGCTCGCTCGTGGTGCTGGCCGCCAACCCGTGCCCGTGCGGCAACTTCCACGGGCGGTCCGGGAGCGGCTGCGAGTGCACCGAGACCCAGCGTGCCCACTACCGGCGCAAGCTCACCGGACCGATCCTCGACCGCGTCGACATCTGGATGGAGGTGCGTCCGCAGGGTGCCCGTCGCTCGTCGTTCCGGCCCGGGCCGGAGACCTCCGCCGACGTGCGGGCGCGCGTGGCCGATGCCCGCCAACGCCAGGCCCGCCGCTACCGCCACTGCACCTGGCTGCTCAACGCCTCGTGCCCCGGTCAGGTGCTGGCCGAGCACTGGCCGCTGGAGCCCGAGGGCCAGCACCTGATCGACGATGAGCTGTCGGCCGGCAGGCTCACCCGGCGTGGACTGACTCGCGTCCAGCGCCTCGCGTGGACGGTGGCCGACTGCTCAGGCGTCGACCGCCCGGGGCAGCGCGAGGCCGACATCGCGCTGACCCTGCGCTCCGACGACTCCGCCCGCTCGCTCCCCGCGAGCATCGTCCGGGTGGCGTCATGA
- the rpsB gene encoding 30S ribosomal protein S2, giving the protein MAVVTMRQLLESGVHFGHQTRRWNPKMKRFIMTERNGIYIIDLQQSLAYIDRSYAFVKETVAKGGVVMFVGTKKQAQEAIAEQATRVGMPYVNQRWLGGMLTNFQTVHQRINRLKELDEIDFDDVAGSNRTKKELLQMKRERTKLDKTLGGIRDMTKVPSAVWIVDTNKEHLAVEEARKLRIPIIGILDSNCDPDLVDFPIPGNDDAIRAVGLLTRVVADAVAEGLIARSGVKAGETDEAVGAEEPLAEWERELLGGDAEKTAAAATGDAAAETPASEATGAASEAPQAEAAAEAATEAPAEIKPLAAVATEEKPDAELGEDSAPANEDGSAPEGFEIKGNKDSMKFHAPSSPWYDRTKAEVWFRTAEAAEAAGFVNAETKKD; this is encoded by the coding sequence ATGGCAGTCGTCACCATGCGCCAGCTGCTCGAGAGCGGCGTCCACTTCGGTCACCAGACCCGTCGCTGGAACCCGAAGATGAAGCGCTTCATCATGACCGAGCGCAACGGCATCTACATCATCGACCTGCAGCAGTCGCTCGCCTACATCGACCGGTCCTACGCCTTCGTCAAGGAGACCGTCGCCAAGGGCGGTGTCGTGATGTTCGTCGGCACCAAGAAGCAGGCCCAGGAGGCCATCGCCGAGCAGGCGACCCGCGTCGGCATGCCCTACGTCAACCAGCGCTGGCTCGGCGGCATGCTCACCAACTTCCAGACCGTGCACCAGCGGATCAACCGCCTCAAGGAGCTCGACGAGATCGACTTCGACGACGTCGCCGGCTCCAACCGCACGAAGAAGGAGCTCCTGCAGATGAAGCGGGAGCGCACCAAGCTCGACAAGACCCTCGGCGGCATCCGCGACATGACGAAGGTTCCTTCGGCCGTGTGGATCGTCGACACCAACAAGGAGCACCTCGCCGTCGAGGAGGCCCGCAAGCTGCGGATCCCGATCATCGGCATCCTGGACTCCAACTGCGACCCCGACCTCGTCGACTTCCCGATCCCGGGCAACGACGACGCCATCCGCGCGGTCGGCCTGCTGACCCGCGTCGTCGCCGACGCCGTCGCCGAGGGCCTCATCGCCCGCTCCGGTGTCAAGGCCGGCGAGACCGACGAGGCCGTCGGCGCCGAGGAGCCCCTCGCCGAGTGGGAGCGCGAGCTCCTCGGTGGTGACGCCGAGAAGACCGCTGCTGCCGCCACCGGCGACGCGGCCGCCGAGACCCCGGCCTCCGAGGCCACCGGTGCTGCGTCCGAGGCCCCCCAGGCCGAGGCCGCTGCCGAGGCTGCGACCGAGGCGCCCGCCGAGATCAAGCCGCTCGCCGCTGTCGCGACCGAGGAGAAGCCCGACGCCGAGCTCGGCGAGGACTCCGCTCCCGCCAACGAGGACGGCTCGGCTCCCGAGGGCTTCGAGATCAAGGGCAACAAGGACTCGATGAAGTTCCACGCCCCGAGCAGCCCCTGGTACGACCGCACCAAGGCCGAGGTCTGGTTCCGCACCGCGGAGGCCGCCGAGGCCGCCGGCTTCGTCAACGCGGAGACCAAGAAGGACTGA
- the rimM gene encoding ribosome maturation factor RimM (Essential for efficient processing of 16S rRNA), which translates to MSEDIEVVVGRIGKPHGIRGEVTLDVRTDEPERRFAPGTTLRAQAPAGADRRPASLTVARARWHQSTLLVTFEELTDRTTAEAARGTVLHATLGHDEVPDDPDEYYDHQLVGLAVVDLDGAPLGTVKALVHGFAQDLLTVRTTDGRDALVPFVSALVPEVDLEAGRVVVADRPGLVQPFPEDVAEGES; encoded by the coding sequence GTGAGCGAGGACATCGAGGTCGTGGTCGGCCGCATCGGCAAGCCCCACGGCATCCGCGGCGAGGTCACGCTCGACGTACGCACCGACGAGCCCGAGCGGCGCTTCGCACCCGGTACGACGCTGCGCGCGCAGGCCCCGGCCGGCGCGGACCGTCGGCCGGCGTCGCTCACCGTCGCCCGCGCCCGCTGGCACCAGAGCACGCTCCTGGTCACCTTCGAGGAGCTGACCGACCGCACCACGGCCGAGGCCGCGCGCGGCACCGTCCTCCACGCCACCCTCGGCCACGACGAGGTGCCCGACGACCCGGACGAGTACTACGACCACCAGCTCGTCGGCCTGGCCGTCGTCGACCTCGACGGCGCCCCGCTCGGCACGGTCAAGGCGCTCGTGCACGGGTTCGCCCAGGACCTGCTGACCGTCCGCACGACCGACGGCCGTGACGCCCTCGTGCCGTTCGTGAGCGCGCTCGTGCCGGAGGTCGACCTCGAGGCAGGTCGGGTCGTCGTCGCCGACCGGCCCGGACTCGTCCAGCCCTTCCCGGAGGACGTCGCCGAGGGCGAGTCGTGA